One genomic segment of Desulfocapsa sulfexigens DSM 10523 includes these proteins:
- a CDS encoding sigma-70 family RNA polymerase sigma factor translates to MQAELKENLLKAGKEEGCISFTELNKLLPEEIKDPAAIEKVFNFLGAHSIEIVTQDGKDGEKRTLSGEVWSIPDGSDDSDFEDDPATSSPEDDAHDGEETTTTYLREMGRFDLLTPDEEAKYSRTIRQGFESIIEAIRIDQSGVKDLELLRTRIALWEKRDPTLKPKKQQLNFMRYSVVSAAKKHSDCRELIELQTRLEAYSRSIEIAKDCMIRANLRLVVSIAKRYMHQGLTLADLIQEGNLGLMRAVFRFDYTKGNKFSTYASWWIRQAITRAILDKTRTIRLPVHFLELRSQFFKAFYALYKELGREPTPLEISKNTDLPMDKILAILEASREPISLETPVGDDDSTLGDFLENQESQSPYEAVQNRELSGRVEEILSTLSEREEKIIRLRFGIGEKAEYTLEEIGKRFNVSRERIRQIEKKALNRLRHSSRRDKLKFFLD, encoded by the coding sequence TTGCAGGCCGAACTTAAAGAAAATCTCCTCAAGGCAGGAAAAGAAGAGGGGTGTATCAGCTTTACTGAGTTGAACAAACTCCTCCCTGAAGAAATCAAAGATCCTGCAGCCATTGAGAAAGTATTCAATTTTCTTGGTGCTCATAGTATTGAAATTGTGACCCAGGATGGTAAGGATGGTGAAAAAAGGACTCTATCCGGTGAGGTCTGGAGCATTCCAGATGGATCCGATGATAGCGACTTCGAAGATGATCCAGCCACATCCTCCCCGGAAGATGATGCCCATGACGGAGAAGAAACCACCACAACCTATTTGCGGGAAATGGGGCGTTTTGATCTTCTGACTCCTGATGAAGAGGCCAAATATTCAAGAACCATCAGGCAGGGGTTTGAGTCAATAATAGAAGCAATTCGAATTGACCAGTCCGGTGTTAAGGATCTTGAACTTCTTCGTACCCGGATAGCTCTGTGGGAAAAAAGAGATCCCACCCTCAAGCCAAAAAAACAGCAACTCAACTTCATGCGCTACAGTGTTGTCAGTGCTGCCAAAAAACACTCTGATTGCCGTGAATTGATTGAGTTGCAAACCAGACTTGAAGCCTATTCCCGTTCTATTGAAATTGCCAAGGATTGTATGATTCGTGCGAATCTTCGTCTGGTGGTTTCAATTGCAAAACGGTATATGCATCAGGGCCTTACTCTTGCTGATCTTATTCAAGAAGGAAATCTTGGGCTCATGCGAGCTGTTTTCCGTTTTGATTATACTAAGGGAAACAAATTCTCCACATACGCATCCTGGTGGATTCGTCAGGCCATTACCCGGGCTATTCTTGATAAAACCAGAACTATCCGCCTCCCTGTTCATTTCCTTGAGCTGAGAAGTCAGTTTTTCAAAGCCTTTTATGCTCTCTATAAAGAGCTGGGTAGAGAACCGACACCGCTGGAAATATCCAAGAATACAGACCTTCCAATGGATAAAATCCTCGCCATTCTTGAGGCCTCAAGAGAACCAATTTCTCTCGAAACCCCTGTCGGTGACGATGATTCCACCCTTGGGGATTTTCTTGAAAACCAGGAATCTCAATCCCCCTATGAGGCCGTTCAAAACCGTGAACTTTCAGGACGGGTGGAGGAAATACTCTCTACTTTAAGTGAGCGTGAAGAAAAAATCATCCGTCTGCGTTTTGGTATCGGTGAAAAGGCCGAATACACACTCGAAGAGATCGGCAAACGGTTCAATGTCTCTCGTGAGCGGATTCGACAGATTGAAAAGAAGGCATTAAATCGCCTGAGACATTCGAGTCGTCGTGATAAATTAAAATTCTTTTTGGATTAA